The Cellulophaga sp. L1A9 genome window below encodes:
- the eno gene encoding phosphopyruvate hydratase encodes MSIIISVHARQILDSRGNPTIEVDVFTENGIMGRAAVPSGASTGEHEAVELRDGGKAFMGKGVTKAIANVNTDIAEEIIGMSVFEQNLIDQTMIDLDGTPNKSKLGANAILGVSLAVAKAAAEELGMPLYRYIGGVSANTLPVPMMNIINGGSHSDAPIAFQEFMVMPVKAESFSHAMQMGTEIFHNLKKVLHDRGLSTAVGDEGGFAPNLAGGTEDALDTIALAVDKAGYKLGDDVMIALDCAAAEFYVNGKYDYTKFEGDKGVIRTSEEQAQYLADLAAKYPIISIEDGMDENDWDGWKSLTDKIGDKVQLVGDDLFVTNVERLSKGIENGIANSILIKVNQIGTLTETISAVNMAKNAGYTSVMSHRSGETEDNTIADLAVALNTGQIKTGSASRSDRMAKYNQLLRIEEELGSIAYYPKEKAFKIKQ; translated from the coding sequence ATGAGTATCATAATTAGCGTTCATGCAAGACAGATTTTAGATTCAAGAGGAAACCCTACTATTGAGGTAGATGTATTCACTGAAAATGGTATAATGGGAAGAGCAGCAGTTCCTTCAGGAGCATCTACTGGTGAGCATGAGGCTGTAGAGCTGCGTGATGGTGGTAAAGCTTTTATGGGTAAAGGTGTTACAAAAGCTATTGCTAATGTTAATACTGATATTGCAGAAGAAATTATTGGAATGTCTGTTTTTGAACAAAATCTTATTGATCAAACAATGATTGATTTAGATGGTACTCCAAATAAATCTAAATTAGGAGCTAACGCAATTTTAGGTGTTTCTTTGGCTGTAGCGAAGGCTGCTGCAGAAGAATTAGGAATGCCTTTATATAGATATATTGGTGGTGTTAGTGCGAATACACTTCCTGTACCAATGATGAATATTATCAATGGTGGTTCGCATTCAGATGCTCCTATTGCTTTTCAAGAATTTATGGTAATGCCTGTAAAGGCTGAAAGTTTTTCTCATGCAATGCAAATGGGAACTGAAATTTTTCATAACCTTAAAAAAGTATTACATGACAGAGGTTTAAGTACAGCAGTTGGTGATGAAGGTGGTTTTGCACCGAATTTAGCAGGAGGTACTGAAGACGCATTAGATACAATTGCTTTGGCGGTAGATAAAGCTGGGTATAAATTAGGGGATGACGTAATGATCGCCTTAGATTGTGCTGCAGCAGAATTTTACGTTAATGGTAAATACGATTATACGAAATTTGAAGGTGATAAAGGTGTAATCAGAACATCTGAAGAGCAAGCGCAATACTTAGCAGATTTAGCTGCTAAATATCCTATTATTTCTATTGAAGATGGAATGGATGAAAACGATTGGGATGGTTGGAAATCTTTAACGGACAAAATTGGAGATAAGGTACAATTAGTTGGTGATGATTTATTTGTGACGAATGTTGAACGTCTTTCTAAAGGAATAGAAAACGGAATAGCGAATTCAATTTTAATTAAAGTAAACCAAATTGGAACTTTAACAGAAACGATTTCTGCTGTTAATATGGCTAAGAATGCAGGATATACTTCTGTAATGTCGCACCGTTCTGGGGAAACTGAAGATAATACTATTGCAGATTTAGCAGTAGCATTAAATACAGGTCAAATTAAAACAGGTTCTGCATCAAGATCTGACCGTATGGCTAAATACAATCAATTATTAAGAATCGAAGAGGAGTTAGGTAGTATAGCCTATTATCCAAAGGAGAAAGCTTTTAAGATAAAGCAATAA
- the carA gene encoding glutamine-hydrolyzing carbamoyl-phosphate synthase small subunit has product MKYQTRKKALILLADGTIFYGKAVGDKDGTAFGEVCFNTGMTGYQEIFTDPSYFGQLMVTTNAHIGNYGTNSEEVESDSVKISGLICKNFSYTFSRAIADQSLEDFLNKNKLFAISDVDTRALVSYIRDNGAMNAVISTDVDNIQGLKEQLKNIPSMDGLELASKVSTKEAYYYGDENASVKISALDIGIKKNILRNLSKRGAYIKVFPYNTSFEEMRAFNPDGYFISNGPGDPEPLLDAIKTAKDIIASDETLFGICLGHQVIALANDISTYKMHNGHRGINHPVMNLVTGKGEITSQNHGFAINREETEANKEIEITHVHLNDKTVAGIKMKNKNVFSVQYHPEASPGPHDAEYLFDQFFEMIKVKVN; this is encoded by the coding sequence ATGAAGTATCAAACTAGAAAAAAAGCTCTTATTTTATTGGCTGATGGAACTATTTTTTATGGTAAAGCAGTAGGTGATAAAGATGGAACAGCCTTCGGAGAAGTGTGTTTTAACACTGGAATGACAGGTTATCAAGAAATCTTTACCGATCCATCATATTTTGGTCAATTAATGGTAACTACTAATGCTCACATTGGTAATTACGGAACTAATTCTGAAGAAGTAGAATCAGATTCGGTTAAAATATCAGGTTTAATTTGCAAAAATTTTTCGTACACTTTTTCTAGAGCTATCGCAGATCAGAGTTTAGAAGATTTTTTAAATAAAAATAAATTGTTCGCGATCTCAGATGTGGATACGCGTGCTCTAGTGAGCTATATACGTGACAATGGGGCAATGAATGCTGTGATATCTACCGATGTTGATAATATTCAAGGCCTTAAAGAACAATTAAAAAACATCCCGAGTATGGATGGTTTAGAGTTGGCTTCTAAAGTATCTACGAAAGAGGCGTATTATTACGGAGACGAAAATGCCTCCGTTAAAATATCGGCTTTAGATATTGGTATTAAAAAAAATATACTTAGAAATTTATCAAAAAGAGGAGCATATATTAAGGTGTTCCCGTATAACACTTCTTTTGAAGAAATGCGAGCATTTAATCCAGATGGTTATTTTATTTCTAATGGACCAGGTGATCCTGAACCATTATTAGACGCTATAAAAACCGCAAAGGATATTATTGCAAGTGACGAAACTTTATTCGGTATCTGCTTAGGGCATCAGGTTATAGCCTTAGCAAATGATATATCAACTTATAAAATGCACAATGGTCATCGGGGTATTAATCATCCTGTGATGAACTTGGTCACTGGAAAAGGAGAAATTACTTCGCAAAATCATGGGTTTGCAATTAATAGAGAAGAGACAGAGGCCAATAAAGAGATTGAGATTACTCATGTACATCTTAATGATAAAACGGTAGCAGGTATTAAAATGAAGAATAAGAACGTTTTTTCTGTACAATACCACCCAGAAGCAAGTCCGGGGCCACATGATGCTGAATATTTATTTGATCAATTTTTTGAGATGATTAAAGTTAAGGTTAACTAA
- the rplQ gene encoding 50S ribosomal protein L17, which yields MRHGKKVNHLGRKKAHRVAMLANMACSLIEHKRINTTVAKAKALKQFVEPLITKAKAENNQTTEKGTHNRRVVFKNLRDKYAVTELFSNVAEKIADRPGGYTRIIKLGTRLGDNADMAMIELVDFNELYNASKTPAKKTTRRGRAKKSEAPAADASQESTQPESSEE from the coding sequence ATGAGACACGGTAAAAAAGTTAACCACTTAGGTAGGAAAAAAGCTCATAGAGTTGCGATGCTTGCAAATATGGCTTGTTCTCTTATTGAACATAAAAGAATAAATACAACTGTTGCTAAGGCTAAAGCTTTAAAGCAGTTTGTTGAGCCATTAATCACTAAGGCAAAGGCTGAAAATAATCAGACGACAGAAAAAGGAACACATAATAGACGTGTTGTTTTTAAAAACCTTAGAGATAAATATGCGGTTACTGAATTATTCAGTAACGTAGCGGAAAAGATAGCTGACCGTCCAGGAGGTTATACTAGAATTATAAAACTAGGTACTCGTTTAGGAGATAACGCTGATATGGCGATGATCGAGTTGGTAGATTTTAATGAGCTATACAATGCTTCTAAAACTCCAGCTAAGAAAACAACTAGAAGAGGTAGAGCAAAGAAATCTGAAGCTCCGGCTGCAGATGCTTCACAAGAATCAACGCAACCAGAAAGTTCAGAAGAATAA
- a CDS encoding DNA-directed RNA polymerase subunit alpha, which produces MALFNFQKPDKVIMIDSTDFEGKFEFRPLEPGYGLTVGNALRRVLLSSLEGFAITSIRVDKVEHEFSVISGIVEDVTEIILNLKQVRFKRQIEDVDSETVSVSVSGKNQLTAGDFQKFISGFQVLNPDLVICNMDAKVNFNMELVIEKGRGYVPAEENKKSGAPIGTIAIDSIFTPIKNVKYSIENFRVEQKTDYEKLVFEIESDGSIAPKDALTEGAKVLIHHFMLFSDERITLEADEIAQTETYDEESLHMRQLLKTKLVDMDLSVRALNCLKAAEVDTLGDLVSFNKNDLMKFRNFGKKSLTELEELVINKGLSFGMDLSKYKLDKD; this is translated from the coding sequence ATGGCATTATTTAATTTTCAAAAACCCGATAAAGTTATAATGATTGATTCGACAGATTTCGAAGGGAAGTTTGAATTCCGCCCTTTGGAACCTGGTTATGGATTGACTGTTGGAAATGCTTTAAGAAGAGTTTTATTATCTTCTTTAGAAGGTTTTGCAATTACATCTATTCGTGTAGATAAAGTAGAGCATGAGTTTTCTGTTATATCAGGAATCGTAGAAGACGTAACCGAGATTATTTTAAACCTAAAACAAGTTCGTTTTAAAAGACAAATAGAGGATGTAGATTCTGAAACTGTTTCTGTATCAGTAAGTGGTAAAAACCAACTTACTGCGGGAGATTTTCAGAAGTTTATTTCTGGTTTTCAAGTACTGAATCCTGATTTAGTAATCTGTAATATGGATGCTAAAGTTAACTTCAATATGGAGTTAGTTATTGAAAAAGGAAGAGGTTATGTTCCTGCAGAGGAAAATAAAAAGTCTGGAGCACCAATTGGGACGATAGCAATTGATTCTATCTTTACACCTATTAAGAATGTAAAATATAGTATTGAAAACTTTCGTGTAGAGCAAAAGACCGATTACGAGAAATTAGTTTTCGAAATTGAATCTGATGGTTCTATAGCACCAAAAGATGCTTTAACAGAAGGCGCTAAGGTTTTAATTCATCACTTTATGTTATTCTCTGATGAGCGTATCACTTTAGAGGCTGATGAAATAGCACAAACTGAAACGTATGACGAAGAGTCCCTACACATGCGTCAGTTATTAAAAACAAAATTAGTAGACATGGATCTTTCTGTTCGTGCACTAAACTGTTTGAAAGCTGCCGAAGTAGATACTTTAGGAGATTTAGTTTCTTTCAATAAAAATGATTTAATGAAGTTTAGAAACTTCGGTAAGAAGTCATTAACAGAGCTAGAAGAACTTGTAATCAATAAAGGTTTAAGTTTCGGAATGGATCTGTCAAAATATAAATTAGATAAAGATTAA
- the rpsK gene encoding 30S ribosomal protein S11, with protein sequence MAKSNTKVAKKRKVIVESVGEAHVTASFNNIIISLTNKKGDVISWSSAGKMGFRGSKKNTPYAAQIASEDCAKVAHEAGLRKVKVYVKGPGNGRESAIRSLHNAGIEVTEIIDVTPIPHNGCRPPKRRRV encoded by the coding sequence ATGGCAAAGTCAAATACAAAAGTTGCAAAGAAACGTAAGGTTATTGTAGAATCTGTTGGTGAAGCTCACGTAACAGCATCTTTCAATAACATTATTATTTCTTTGACAAACAAAAAAGGAGACGTTATTTCTTGGTCTTCTGCAGGTAAAATGGGATTTAGAGGTTCTAAAAAGAACACACCTTATGCTGCGCAGATAGCATCTGAAGATTGTGCTAAAGTAGCACATGAAGCGGGATTAAGAAAAGTAAAAGTTTACGTTAAAGGACCAGGAAATGGTAGAGAATCTGCAATCAGATCTTTACATAATGCAGGTATTGAAGTAACAGAGATTATCGATGTTACACCAATTCCTCATAATGGTTGTAGACCTCCTAAAAGAAGAAGAGTATAA
- the rpsM gene encoding 30S ribosomal protein S13 produces MARIAGVDIPKQKRGVIALTYIFGVGNSRAKEILANAQVSEDTKVSDWNDDEISRIRESVSAFTIEGELRSETQLNIKRLMDIGCYRGIRHRSGLPLRGQRTKNNSRTRKGKRKTVANKKKATK; encoded by the coding sequence ATGGCAAGAATTGCAGGTGTTGATATACCAAAACAGAAAAGAGGGGTAATTGCTCTTACTTATATCTTCGGAGTAGGTAATAGCAGAGCTAAAGAAATTTTAGCGAATGCCCAAGTAAGTGAAGATACAAAGGTGTCTGATTGGAATGATGATGAAATTAGTCGCATTCGTGAGTCAGTTTCAGCTTTCACTATTGAAGGAGAACTTCGTTCTGAAACTCAATTAAACATTAAACGTTTAATGGATATTGGTTGTTATAGAGGAATTCGTCATAGATCTGGTCTTCCATTAAGAGGACAAAGAACTAAGAACAACTCTAGAACAAGAAAAGGGAAGAGAAAAACTGTTGCGAACAAGAAAAAAGCAACTAAATAA
- the ykgO gene encoding type B 50S ribosomal protein L36, with protein MKVRASLKKRSADCKIVRRKGRLYVINKKNPRFKQRQG; from the coding sequence ATGAAAGTTAGAGCATCATTAAAGAAGAGAAGTGCCGACTGCAAAATTGTTCGCAGAAAAGGTAGATTGTACGTAATAAACAAAAAGAATCCTAGATTTAAACAAAGACAAGGGTAG
- the infA gene encoding translation initiation factor IF-1, with protein sequence MAKQSAIEQDGSIIEALSNAMFRVELENGHVVTAHISGKMRMHYIKLLPGDKVKLEMSPYDLSKARITYRY encoded by the coding sequence ATGGCTAAGCAATCAGCAATAGAGCAAGACGGTAGCATCATAGAAGCATTGTCAAATGCAATGTTTCGTGTAGAGTTAGAAAATGGTCATGTTGTAACTGCCCATATCTCAGGAAAAATGCGTATGCATTATATAAAATTACTTCCAGGTGATAAGGTAAAATTAGAAATGAGCCCTTATGATTTGAGTAAAGCAAGAATTACATATAGATATTAA
- the secY gene encoding preprotein translocase subunit SecY, producing the protein MKKFFETLSNIWKIEELKGRILVTLGLLLVYRFGAQIALPGIDTTQLGALTSGTENGIFGILNAFTGGAFAKASVFALGIMPYISASIVVQLMGIAIPYLQKLQKEGESGRKTINQITRWLTIGICILQAPTYLLGLSQFGVPDSAFVLGKGLDFMIPAVIILVTGTVFAMWLGEKITDRGIGNGISLLIMVGIIATLPQAFAQEAISRWEGTGGPMLVLIEVIIWFVVILLSVLLVMATRQIPVQYARRSASGGYEKDAMGTRQYIPLKLNASGVMPIIFAQAIMFAPGLIGKTFNETAWGQWMEVQFQDIFGLAYNLLFAFLIIVFTYFYTAITVPTNKMADDLKRSGGFIPGIRPGAETGDFLDKIMSLITLPGSIFLALLAVLPALVVKLMDVQPGWAMFYGGTSLLIMVGVAIDTVQQVNSYLLNRHYDGLMKTGKNRKVA; encoded by the coding sequence ATGAAGAAATTTTTCGAGACATTATCTAATATTTGGAAGATTGAAGAGTTAAAGGGGAGAATTCTTGTTACTCTTGGTTTGTTGTTAGTTTATAGATTTGGGGCGCAAATTGCGCTTCCAGGGATAGATACTACACAACTAGGAGCTTTGACTTCTGGTACTGAAAACGGAATCTTTGGAATATTAAATGCTTTTACAGGGGGTGCTTTTGCAAAAGCCTCTGTTTTTGCGTTGGGTATTATGCCTTATATTTCTGCTTCTATTGTAGTGCAATTAATGGGTATCGCTATTCCTTATTTGCAAAAGCTTCAAAAAGAAGGTGAAAGTGGGAGAAAAACAATCAACCAGATTACAAGATGGTTAACTATTGGTATTTGTATCTTACAGGCTCCTACTTATTTATTAGGTTTAAGTCAGTTTGGTGTTCCGGATAGTGCTTTCGTTCTTGGTAAAGGTTTAGACTTCATGATTCCTGCAGTTATTATTTTGGTAACTGGTACCGTGTTTGCAATGTGGTTAGGAGAGAAAATTACTGATAGAGGTATCGGTAACGGTATTTCTTTATTGATTATGGTTGGTATTATTGCTACATTACCTCAAGCCTTTGCGCAAGAAGCTATTTCTAGGTGGGAAGGAACTGGAGGTCCAATGTTAGTTTTAATTGAAGTTATTATTTGGTTTGTGGTTATTTTACTAAGTGTTTTATTGGTAATGGCGACGCGACAAATACCAGTGCAATATGCTCGTAGATCTGCTTCTGGTGGCTATGAGAAAGATGCAATGGGAACTAGACAATACATTCCTTTAAAGTTGAATGCATCAGGTGTTATGCCAATTATCTTTGCACAGGCAATTATGTTTGCGCCGGGACTTATTGGAAAAACATTTAATGAAACAGCATGGGGTCAATGGATGGAAGTTCAATTTCAAGATATCTTCGGATTGGCATATAACTTATTATTTGCATTCTTGATTATTGTATTTACATATTTCTATACTGCAATTACCGTTCCTACGAATAAAATGGCTGATGACTTAAAAAGAAGTGGCGGTTTTATCCCTGGAATTAGGCCTGGAGCAGAAACTGGTGATTTTTTAGATAAGATTATGTCTTTAATTACGTTACCAGGATCTATTTTCTTAGCTTTGCTGGCTGTATTGCCTGCGTTAGTTGTTAAGTTGATGGATGTTCAACCAGGTTGGGCAATGTTTTATGGAGGTACATCACTTTTAATTATGGTGGGTGTGGCAATAGATACAGTACAACAAGTTAATTCGTATTTATTAAATCGTCATTATGACGGTCTAATGAAGACAGGTAAAAATAGAAAGGTAGCATAA
- the rplO gene encoding 50S ribosomal protein L15, with the protein MNLNSLKPAEGSIHRAGKIVGRGQGTGKGGTATRGHKGAKSRSGYSKKIGFEGGQMPLQRRVPKFGFTNINRKEYAGINLDKLQLLVDNGIVKDAVNLEVLVQTRLARKSDLVKILGGGELKTSLKISAHKFTATAKAAIEAAGGEAISL; encoded by the coding sequence ATGAATTTAAATAGTTTAAAACCAGCTGAAGGCTCAATTCACCGTGCAGGTAAGATTGTAGGACGTGGACAGGGTACTGGAAAAGGTGGTACTGCCACTAGAGGTCATAAGGGTGCTAAATCTAGATCTGGATATTCTAAAAAGATTGGTTTTGAAGGTGGGCAAATGCCCCTTCAAAGACGTGTTCCTAAATTTGGTTTTACAAATATTAATAGAAAGGAATACGCTGGTATTAATTTAGATAAATTACAATTACTTGTAGATAATGGAATCGTTAAAGATGCTGTTAATTTAGAAGTATTAGTTCAAACTAGATTAGCCAGAAAATCTGACTTAGTAAAAATATTAGGTGGAGGTGAGTTAAAAACTTCTCTTAAAATATCAGCACATAAATTTACTGCTACTGCTAAAGCTGCTATTGAAGCTGCTGGTGGCGAAGCAATAAGTTTATAA
- the rpmD gene encoding 50S ribosomal protein L30, whose translation MAKVKVKQVKSGIKKPLRQKKTLEALGLRKLGQVVEHENTPSIMGMIAKVNHLVSIEEA comes from the coding sequence ATGGCAAAAGTTAAAGTAAAGCAGGTTAAGAGTGGTATTAAAAAACCTCTTAGACAGAAAAAGACTCTTGAGGCACTTGGTTTAAGAAAATTAGGTCAAGTTGTAGAACATGAGAATACTCCTAGTATTATGGGTATGATAGCTAAAGTTAACCACTTAGTTTCAATTGAGGAAGCTTAA
- the rpsE gene encoding 30S ribosomal protein S5 yields MYQKYKNVEVVKPGGLDLKDRLVGVQRVTKVTKGGRAFGFSAIVVVGDENGVVGQGLGKSKEVATAISKAIDDAKKNLIRIPLNKGTIPHEQKGKFGGARVYIQPASHGTGVIAGGAVRSVLEAVGVHDVLSKSQGSSNPHNVVKATFDALLQIRDAKTVASQRGISLEKVFKG; encoded by the coding sequence ATGTACCAGAAATACAAAAACGTAGAAGTTGTAAAACCAGGAGGTCTTGATTTAAAAGATCGTTTAGTTGGTGTACAAAGAGTTACTAAAGTAACAAAAGGTGGTAGAGCATTTGGTTTTTCTGCTATTGTTGTTGTTGGTGACGAGAATGGCGTAGTTGGTCAAGGTTTAGGTAAGTCTAAAGAAGTTGCTACAGCTATTTCTAAAGCAATTGATGACGCTAAGAAAAATTTGATTAGAATTCCTTTGAATAAAGGAACGATACCTCACGAGCAAAAAGGTAAGTTTGGTGGAGCTAGAGTTTATATTCAGCCTGCATCTCACGGTACTGGAGTAATTGCTGGTGGTGCTGTTAGATCGGTATTAGAGGCAGTTGGGGTTCATGATGTATTGTCAAAATCTCAAGGATCTTCTAATCCACATAATGTTGTTAAGGCTACCTTTGATGCTTTATTGCAGATTAGAGATGCTAAGACAGTTGCTTCACAAAGAGGAATTTCTCTTGAAAAAGTTTTTAAGGGATAA
- the rplR gene encoding 50S ribosomal protein L18 has translation MGLSKTERRQRIKRRIRKVSFGTAARPRLSVFRSNKEIYVQVIDDNSGVTLVAASSKDKEIADVKGTKTEIANLVGKTIAEKAIKAGVETVAFDRGGCLYHGRVKSLAEGAREAGLKF, from the coding sequence ATGGGATTATCAAAGACTGAAAGAAGACAGCGGATTAAAAGAAGAATACGTAAAGTTTCTTTTGGAACTGCTGCAAGACCGAGATTATCGGTTTTTAGAAGTAACAAGGAAATTTATGTACAGGTTATAGATGATAACAGTGGAGTAACTTTAGTTGCCGCATCTTCAAAAGATAAGGAGATTGCTGATGTTAAAGGAACGAAGACTGAGATTGCTAACTTAGTAGGTAAAACTATTGCAGAGAAAGCAATTAAAGCTGGTGTTGAGACAGTAGCTTTTGATAGAGGTGGTTGTTTATATCACGGTAGAGTAAAATCATTAGCTGAAGGAGCTAGAGAAGCAGGACTTAAATTCTAA
- the rplF gene encoding 50S ribosomal protein L6, producing MSRIGNNPVAIPQGVTVEIKDNLITVKGKLGELTQEYSAVEIKVEDDQVFVTRSSDVKEHKAKHGLYRSLINNMVDGVSKGWTKELELVGVGYRASNQGQRLDLALGFSHNIVLDLAPEVKIETISEKGKNPIIKLTSFDKQLVGQVAAKIRSFRRPEPYKGKGVKFVGEQLRRKAGKSA from the coding sequence ATGTCTAGAATAGGTAATAATCCAGTTGCGATACCTCAGGGAGTAACCGTTGAGATAAAAGATAATTTAATTACTGTAAAAGGTAAGTTGGGTGAGTTAACTCAAGAATATAGCGCTGTTGAAATAAAAGTTGAAGATGATCAAGTTTTTGTAACTAGATCTTCTGATGTAAAAGAGCATAAAGCTAAGCACGGTCTTTACAGATCGTTGATTAACAATATGGTTGATGGTGTATCTAAAGGGTGGACTAAAGAATTGGAACTTGTAGGTGTAGGTTATAGAGCAAGTAACCAAGGTCAGAGATTAGATTTGGCTTTAGGTTTTTCTCATAATATAGTTTTGGATTTAGCTCCTGAAGTTAAAATTGAAACGATATCTGAAAAAGGTAAAAATCCAATTATTAAGTTAACATCGTTCGATAAACAATTAGTAGGTCAAGTGGCTGCTAAAATTAGATCCTTCCGTAGGCCAGAGCCGTACAAAGGAAAAGGTGTGAAGTTTGTTGGAGAACAATTAAGAAGAAAAGCTGGTAAGTCAGCATAA
- the rpsH gene encoding 30S ribosomal protein S8: MVTDPISDYLTRIRNASSAGHRVVEIPASNLKKEMTKILFEQGYILSYKFEPNKVQGTVKIALKYDKLTKEPVIKKIMRISKPGLRKYAGSTDLPRVLNGLGIAIVSTSHGVMTSKQAKLEKVGGEVLCYVY, encoded by the coding sequence ATGGTAACAGATCCAATTTCGGATTATTTAACAAGAATTAGAAATGCAAGTAGCGCTGGGCACAGAGTTGTCGAGATTCCTGCTTCTAATCTTAAAAAAGAAATGACTAAAATATTATTCGAACAAGGATATATTTTAAGTTATAAGTTTGAGCCAAATAAGGTTCAAGGCACGGTTAAAATAGCTTTGAAGTATGATAAGCTAACTAAAGAACCTGTGATAAAAAAAATTATGCGTATAAGTAAACCAGGATTACGTAAGTATGCTGGTTCTACTGATTTACCAAGAGTACTTAACGGATTGGGTATTGCAATCGTATCAACTTCTCACGGGGTAATGACGAGTAAGCAAGCTAAGCTAGAAAAAGTTGGTGGTGAAGTATTATGTTACGTTTATTAA
- the rpsN gene encoding 30S ribosomal protein S14 — MAKESMKAREVKREKTVAKYAEKRKALKAAGDYEGLQKLPRNANPVRLHNRCKLTGRPRGYMRTFGVSRVTFREMANEGLIPGVKKASW, encoded by the coding sequence ATGGCTAAAGAATCGATGAAAGCCCGTGAGGTTAAAAGAGAAAAAACTGTAGCAAAGTATGCTGAAAAGAGAAAGGCTTTAAAAGCAGCTGGTGACTATGAAGGCTTACAGAAACTACCTAGAAATGCTAATCCAGTACGTTTACATAATAGATGTAAGCTAACGGGTAGACCTAGAGGGTACATGAGAACATTTGGTGTTTCACGTGTAACTTTCAGAGAAATGGCAAACGAAGGGTTAATACCAGGAGTTAAAAAAGCTAGCTGGTAG
- the rplE gene encoding 50S ribosomal protein L5, translating into MAYVTRLKTEYNERIIGALKEEFGYKNVMQVPKLEKIVVSRGVGAAVADKKLIDHAVEELTTITGQRSVATISKKDVASFKLRKGMPIGCKVTLRGERMFEFLDRLVTSALPRVRDFQGIKATGFDGRGNYNLGVTEQIIFPEINIDKINRINGMDITFVTSAQTDKEAKSLLTQLGLPFKKN; encoded by the coding sequence ATGGCTTACGTTACAAGGTTAAAAACAGAATACAATGAGCGCATTATTGGCGCTCTTAAAGAAGAGTTTGGGTATAAGAACGTTATGCAAGTTCCTAAGCTAGAGAAGATAGTTGTTAGTAGAGGTGTTGGTGCAGCTGTAGCAGATAAGAAGTTAATTGACCATGCGGTTGAAGAATTAACTACGATTACTGGTCAGAGATCTGTAGCAACAATATCTAAGAAGGATGTTGCTTCTTTTAAGCTTAGAAAAGGTATGCCGATTGGATGTAAAGTTACCTTAAGAGGTGAAAGAATGTTCGAATTTCTTGATCGTTTAGTTACAAGTGCACTTCCTAGAGTTAGAGATTTCCAAGGTATTAAGGCTACTGGCTTTGATGGTCGTGGCAATTATAACTTGGGTGTTACGGAGCAAATTATTTTTCCTGAGATAAATATTGATAAAATCAATAGAATCAACGGAATGGATATTACCTTTGTAACTTCTGCACAAACAGATAAAGAGGCGAAATCATTACTAACTCAATTGGGACTTCCTTTTAAAAAGAATTAA
- the rplX gene encoding 50S ribosomal protein L24: MKKLKIKVGDIVRIVAGDHKGVEGKIMKIDFDKNKAIVEGANLVSKHEKPSAKNPQGGIVKKEALLHISNLALIDAKSGSTTRVGYDVRDGKKVRVSKKSNEVI, translated from the coding sequence ATGAAAAAGCTAAAAATAAAAGTAGGAGATATCGTTAGAATCGTAGCTGGAGACCATAAAGGTGTTGAAGGTAAGATCATGAAGATTGATTTTGATAAAAACAAGGCAATTGTTGAAGGTGCTAATTTAGTATCTAAACATGAAAAGCCAAGTGCAAAAAATCCTCAAGGTGGTATCGTAAAGAAAGAGGCACTTTTACACATTTCTAATTTAGCATTGATAGATGCTAAATCTGGTAGCACTACGAGAGTAGGTTACGATGTTAGAGATGGGAAAAAAGTTAGAGTCTCTAAAAAATCTAATGAAGTAATATAG